The Fluviicola sp. genome contains a region encoding:
- a CDS encoding gliding motility-associated C-terminal domain-containing protein encodes MLLKQILYILTILIGFHCSSQNLVKNGSFEILNNCPVNQGSVTITYATDWMIPLNGIMGSPDLFAPCAPNTNMQVPNNFAGHQFPQEGAVYAGLIEYAYDPSINDDNAREYMCKELECSLKQGHQYYVGFYTSVGDKAAYSINEIGLKFFDSRPTQILQSNPDVELLISNSTIKDTVNWILVSDTITANGTEKFLSIGCYLTDDDATVEMFNPQALMKRAYFYIDNVFVIPLDTADYKPQMEILGADKFLCPLDSYQYDFSTTATDVIWQNAVEATVFTVSDTGQYIVEAYINGCKYQDTVIFSAADLSQDMCESLIEFPNIFTPNGDKVNDLLVPVKLRLITNARLSIYNRWGNLIYETQDMETGWNGVVDDKPAVEGVYFWRIEAENSLNSSDLHASGFFQLIRD; translated from the coding sequence ATGTTGCTTAAACAAATCTTATATATCTTAACTATATTGATAGGATTTCACTGTAGCTCCCAAAATTTGGTCAAAAACGGAAGCTTTGAAATCCTAAATAACTGTCCGGTCAATCAGGGCTCAGTTACTATTACTTATGCGACAGACTGGATGATCCCTTTAAATGGAATTATGGGCTCACCTGATTTATTTGCACCTTGTGCTCCGAATACAAATATGCAGGTTCCGAACAATTTTGCAGGGCATCAATTTCCTCAGGAAGGGGCGGTTTATGCCGGGTTAATTGAGTATGCGTATGATCCGTCCATTAATGATGATAATGCTCGAGAATACATGTGCAAGGAGCTAGAATGCAGCCTGAAACAAGGACATCAGTATTATGTGGGATTTTATACTAGTGTAGGAGATAAAGCGGCTTACAGCATTAATGAAATTGGCTTGAAATTTTTTGATAGCCGTCCTACACAAATACTACAATCAAACCCTGATGTTGAGTTGTTAATTTCAAATTCAACGATCAAAGATACAGTCAACTGGATCCTGGTATCAGATACAATTACCGCAAATGGAACAGAAAAGTTCTTATCTATCGGTTGCTATTTGACAGATGATGATGCAACCGTTGAAATGTTTAACCCACAGGCCCTTATGAAAAGAGCCTATTTTTACATCGATAATGTGTTTGTCATCCCATTGGATACAGCTGACTACAAACCGCAAATGGAAATTCTTGGAGCAGATAAGTTTTTGTGTCCCTTAGATAGCTACCAATATGACTTCAGCACAACTGCAACAGATGTAATTTGGCAAAATGCCGTGGAAGCAACCGTTTTTACGGTTTCAGACACGGGACAATATATTGTAGAAGCTTATATTAATGGTTGCAAGTATCAGGACACAGTCATTTTTTCGGCAGCCGATTTGAGTCAAGATATGTGTGAATCACTGATTGAATTTCCGAATATTTTTACCCCCAATGGAGATAAGGTAAATGATTTATTAGTTCCAGTTAAGCTTCGATTGATTACTAATGCCAGACTATCCATTTACAATCGTTGGGGAAATTTAATATATGAAACGCAGGATATGGAAACCGGCTGGAATGGTGTGGTTGATGATAAACCGGCGGTAGAAGGTGTGTATTTTTGGAGGATAGAAGCAGAAAATTCATTAAATTCTTCGGATTTGCATGCTTCAGGATTTTTCCAATTAATAAGAGATTAG